Proteins from a single region of Candidatus Coatesbacteria bacterium:
- a CDS encoding 2Fe-2S iron-sulfur cluster binding domain-containing protein: protein MAEPSATKEAAKTGAAEMVKLTIDGRETEVEVGTTILQAARELGIHIPTLCYHDDLSVSGSCRICVVEVEGFSTLQIACAFPIERPINVTTSSPRIRRSRRHTLDLLLGHHWGDCYTCKRNGSCELQELAADYGIDTFNYPRPDFGPFELQADGPIVRDMNKCIGCFRCVRTCGELQDIGALVKVDRGELVHIESYAEKPLIDTLCVACGQCINRCPTGALTEKDYTDDVWAAIDDPTKHVVIQTAPAPRAAMGEAFDLGPGVSVTKRLNTALKRCGFDKVFDTNMTADLTIMEEGTELLLRLKKALVDKEEVALPQFTSCSPGWIKFVEHNAPDKLAHISSCKSPQQMFGAIIKTYYAEQAGIDPKDIVSVSLMPCTAKKYESQRPEMTDSGFQDVDYALTTRELAKMIKEAGIDLPNVPKSDFDDPVGLGSGAGIIFGATGGVMEAAIRTAYEIVTGNEVPFDELDITPVRGMEGIRLAELPIEGAKGDWAFLEGATLKVLVAHGTANARKVIEMLDRGELDGYHFVEIMACPGGCLGGGGQPIPTSPAIREKRAQTIYAEDHVMEYRKSHDNPVVQKLYKEYFTDGPCGHKSHKYLHTHYVPRGTRMS from the coding sequence ATGGCCGAACCTAGCGCCACCAAAGAGGCCGCCAAGACCGGGGCCGCCGAGATGGTCAAGCTCACCATCGACGGGCGGGAGACCGAGGTCGAGGTCGGTACGACCATCCTCCAGGCCGCCCGTGAACTCGGCATCCACATCCCCACCCTCTGCTACCACGACGACCTGAGCGTTTCCGGCTCCTGCCGGATCTGCGTCGTCGAGGTCGAGGGCTTCAGCACCCTGCAGATCGCCTGCGCCTTCCCCATCGAGCGGCCGATCAACGTGACGACGAGCTCGCCGCGCATCCGCCGCTCCCGCCGCCACACCCTGGACCTGCTGCTGGGGCATCACTGGGGCGACTGCTACACCTGCAAGCGCAACGGTTCCTGCGAGCTGCAGGAGCTGGCCGCCGACTACGGCATCGACACCTTCAACTATCCGCGCCCCGACTTCGGGCCCTTCGAACTCCAGGCCGACGGTCCGATCGTGCGCGACATGAACAAGTGTATCGGCTGCTTCCGCTGTGTGCGCACCTGCGGCGAGCTGCAGGACATCGGCGCCCTGGTCAAGGTCGACCGCGGCGAACTCGTCCACATCGAGAGCTACGCCGAGAAGCCGCTGATCGACACCCTCTGCGTCGCCTGCGGCCAGTGCATCAACCGCTGCCCCACCGGCGCGCTGACCGAGAAGGACTACACCGACGACGTCTGGGCCGCCATCGACGACCCGACCAAGCACGTCGTCATCCAGACCGCCCCGGCGCCCCGCGCCGCCATGGGCGAGGCCTTCGACCTCGGACCCGGCGTCAGCGTCACCAAGCGGCTCAACACCGCCCTCAAGCGCTGCGGTTTCGACAAGGTCTTCGACACCAACATGACCGCCGACCTGACGATCATGGAGGAAGGCACCGAGCTGCTGCTGCGCCTCAAGAAGGCCCTCGTCGACAAGGAAGAGGTCGCCCTGCCGCAGTTCACCAGTTGCTCCCCGGGCTGGATCAAGTTCGTCGAACACAACGCCCCGGACAAGCTGGCCCACATCTCGAGCTGCAAGAGCCCCCAGCAGATGTTCGGCGCGATCATCAAGACCTACTACGCCGAGCAGGCGGGCATCGACCCCAAGGACATCGTCAGCGTCTCGCTGATGCCCTGCACCGCCAAGAAGTACGAGTCCCAGCGGCCCGAAATGACCGACTCCGGCTTCCAGGACGTCGACTACGCCCTGACCACCCGCGAGTTGGCCAAGATGATCAAGGAGGCCGGTATCGACCTCCCCAACGTGCCCAAGAGCGACTTCGACGATCCCGTCGGTCTCGGCTCCGGCGCGGGCATCATCTTCGGCGCCACCGGCGGTGTGATGGAGGCGGCCATCCGTACCGCCTACGAGATCGTCACCGGCAACGAGGTTCCCTTCGATGAGCTGGACATCACCCCGGTTCGCGGTATGGAGGGTATCCGCTTGGCCGAGTTGCCCATCGAGGGCGCCAAGGGCGACTGGGCCTTCCTCGAAGGCGCGACCCTCAAGGTGCTGGTGGCTCACGGCACCGCCAACGCCCGCAAGGTCATCGAGATGCTCGACCGCGGCGAACTCGACGGTTATCACTTCGTCGAGATCATGGCCTGCCCCGGCGGCTGCCTGGGCGGCGGTGGTCAGCCCATCCCCACCTCACCGGCAATCCGCGAGAAACGGGCCCAGACCATCTATGCCGAGGACCACGTCATGGAGTACCGCAAGAGCCACGACAACCCCGTCGTCCAGAAGCTCTACAAGGAATACTTCACCGACGGACCCTGCGGTCACAAGAGCCATAAGTACCTGCACACCCACTACGTCCCCCGCGGCACCCGGATGAGCTAG